The Streptomyces sp. NBC_00510 genomic interval CCGCCCCGGAACCCGAGCCGGTGGCCGCCCCCGCGTCGCCGCTGGAAACCCCGGACGAGCCGCTGCCGTTCGGCATGGAGCCCGCCGCCGAGGTGCCCGTGGCACCGGTCGTACCGGAGGTGCCCGAGCCGGTCGTGGTGCCCGAAGCCGTCGTGGTGCCCGAGCCGGTCGTGGTGCCCGAGCCCGAGCCGGTCGCCGTCGTGCCGGAGCCGGAGCCGGTCGTCGAGGCCGTGGTGGAGCCCGAGCCCGAGCCCGTGCCCGCCGTGGAGCCGGAGGCGCCCGTCGCCGTCGAGCCGGTCGCCGAGCCCGCACCCGCCGCGGTCGTGCAGGAGGAGACCCCGGTCACCGTCGCCGAGCCGCAGCACGAGGCGGACCTGGCACCCGAGGAGCCCCAGGCGTCCGAGGCGCCGGAGGCCGACGAGGAGGAGGACCCGGAGCTGCTGCTGCCCGCCGCCGAGGGCTACGACCCCGCCGTACGGGACGCCGTGCACCGCGTCATCCGCGAGCGCCGGGACATCCGCAACGGCTTCCGCAAGGACCCGATCCCGCACGAGGTGCTGATCCGCGTGCTGGAGGCGGCGCACACCGCGCCGAGCGTCGGCCACTCCCAGCCGTGGGACTTCGTCGTCATCCGCTCCGCCAAGACCCGGGAGCGCATGCACGAGCTCGCCATGCAGCAGCGCGAGGCGTACGCCAAGTCCCTCCCCAAGGGCCGCGCCAAGCAGTTCCGCGAGCTGAAGATCGAGGCGATCCTCGACACCCCGGTCAACATCGTCGTCACCGCCGACCCCACCCGCGGCGGCCGCCACACGCTGGGGCGTTACACCCAGCCGCAGATGGCCCCGTACTCGTCGGCGCTCGCCGTGGAGAACCTCTGGCTCGCCGCGCGCGCCGAGGGCCTCGGCGTCGGCTGGGTCAGCTTCTTCGACGAGCGCGAGATGGTCCGCGAACTCGGGCTCCCCGAGCACCTCGAGGTCGTCGCGTACCTCTGCGTCGGCTACGTCGACGAGTTCCCCGAGGACCCCGAACTGGTGCAGTCCGGCTGGTCCAAGCGGCGCCCGCTGGCCTGGGTCGTCCACGAGGAGGAGTACGGCAACCGGGCCCTGCCCGGCGCGGAGCCGCACAACCTCCTGGAGGAGACCCTCCGCGGCATCCGCCCGCTCGACGCGAAGGCGCTCGGCGAGGCCTGGGAGCGGCAGAAGCGGATGACCAAGCCGGCCGGCGCGCTCGGCATGCTGGAGATCATCTCCGCGCAGCTCAGCGGCCTGTCCCGGCAGTGCCCGCCGCCCATCCCGGAGCCCGCGGCCGTCGCGATCTTCGCCGGGGACCACGGGGTGCACGCCCAGGGCGTCACCGCCTGGCCCCAGGAGGTCACCGGCCAGATGGTCGCCAACTTCCTCGGCGGCGGGGCCGTGTGCAACGCCTTCGCCCACCAGGTGGGCGCCGAGGTGTGCGTGGTGGACGTCGGCGTCGCCTCCGACCTGCCCAGCACCCCCGGTCTGCTGCCCCGCAAGGTCCGGCCCGGCACCGCCGACATGACGGCCGGGCCCGCCATGTCGCGCGAGGAGGCACTGCGCGCGATCGAGGTCGGCATCGAGACCGCCCGAGACCTCGTCGCCGCGGGCAACAAGGCGCTGCTCACCGGGGAGATGGGGGTCGCCAACACCACCGTCTCCGCGGCCCTGATCTCCGTCTACACCGGGGTCGACCCGGCGGAGGTCACCGGACGCGGCACCGGCATCAACGACGAGATGCACGCCCGCAAGATCGACGTCGTGCGGCGCGCCCTCGAACTCCACCAGCCCGACCCGTCCGACCCGATCGAGGTCCTCGCGGCGATCGGCGGCCTCGAGCACGCGGCCATGGTGGGCCTGCTGCTCGGCGCCGCGTCCCTGCGGACCCCGGTCATCCTCGACGGCGTCAGCGCGGGCGCGGCCGCCCTGGTGGCCCGCGCCATCGCCCCCGAGGTCCTCGCGGCCTGCATCGCCGGCCACCGCAGCGCGGAGCCCGGCCACCGCGCGGCGCTGACCAAGCTGGGCCTGCGCCCGCTCGTCGAACTCGACCTGCGCCTCGGCGAGGGCACCGGCGCGCTGCTGGCGCTGCCGCTGGTGCAGAGTGCTGCGCGGGCGATGCACGAGGTGGCGACGTTCGACTCTGCGGGGGTCACCGAGAAGTCCTGACCCGGGCGGTCGTGGTGGGCGTGGGGTGTCCCTTGCGGCCCGGTGGGTGTGTGCGGGTTGTTTGCGCCTGCGGCGGGCATCCCCCACCACCCGCCCTCCCCCCATCCTTCGGCCGGGGGGACCCCCACCTCGGGGCTCGCGGTTTGGCCCTACATCGTTCGGCGCCGAGTCCCCCGCTCGTCCCCTGCGGCGGCACCCCGCCGCACCCCCTCCCGTCGTATGGGCGACTGACGGCCGGTGGGGGTGAGTAAGGCACTTGCGGCAACCCCGGACCGCCTTCTCACCCCCCACCGGCCGTTGGTCGCCGCTCGATACGGAGGGGGCGGGGTCGTAGGGGTGGGCGTTCTGGACGCTGACGTGTATTTGTTGTGCGGCACAGACGGCACAACAAGTGCCGCCCGCCATGCACATAAATATGCGGTCCAGAATGCCCAGCCCCGGAGGCCCCGCCCCCGGCCCACCATGCACGCGCGCAGGCCCGCACCAACCGCGCCGGGCAATCGGGCGGGCGGGCGGGGGATGCCCGCCGCAGGCGCAAACAACCCGCACACGACAACAACGGCAAGCGCACCGCAGGTGTGATCTTGGGCGCTGCGGCGCAGCCACCCCGCACCGTAGGGTTGGGGCGGGGCAGGGTCGCCCCGCACCCCCGCACCCCCGCAACCCCACCCCCCGTCGCGCCGCAAGGCACACCCGAGGAGCCGCACCGCCATGACTGCCGCCGAGGACCGCAACGACGCACCCGCCTACCCCGTCGGACTGCGCCTCACGGGCCGCCGCGTGGTCGTCCTCGGCGGTGGCCAGGTCGCCCAGCGCAGGCTGCCCCCGCTGGTCGCGGCCGGCGCCGAGGTCGTCCTGGTCTCCCCGTCCGCGACGCCGTCCGTCGACGCGATGGCCGCCGCGGGCGAGATCCGCTGGGAGCGCCGCCGTTACCGGCCGGGCGACCTGGCCGACGCCTGGTACGCGCTCATCGCCACCACCGACCCCGAGGCGAACGCCGCGGCCTCCGCGGAGGCGGAGGAGCGCCGCGTGTGGTGCGTCCGCAGCGACGACGCCGAGGCGGCGACCGCGTGGACGCCGGCGACCGGCCGTACGGAGGGCGTGACCGTCGCCGTCCTCACGGGCCGGGACCCGCGGCGTTCCGCGGCCGTGCGGGACGCGATCGTGGAGGGCCTGCGCGACGGTTCGCTCGCCGCGCCGCAGCACCGGGGGAGGACCCCGGGCGTGGCGCTGGTCGGCGGCGGCCCGGGTGACCCGGACCTGATCACGGTGCGCGGCCGCCGGCTGCTCGCGGAGGCGGACGTCGTCATCGCCGACCGGCTCGGCCCCCGCGACCTGCTCGACGAACTGCCGCCGCACGTCGAGGTGATCGACGCCGCGAAGATCCCGTACGGCCGGGCGATGGCCCAGGAGGCGATCAACGCGGCGCTCATCGAGCACGCGAAGGCCGGCAAGGCGGTCGTGCGGCTCAAGGGCGGGGACCCGTACGTGTTCGGGCGCGGCATGGAGGAGGCGGAGGCGCTCGCGGAGGCGGGCATCCCGTGCACCGTCGTGCCGGGGATCTCCAGCTCCATCAGCGTCCCGGCCGCCGCCGGCATCCCGGTCACGCACCGGGGCGTGGCGCACGAGTTCACCGTGGTCAGCGGCCATGTGGCCCCGGAGGACCCGCGCTCGCTCGTGGACTGGGCGGCCCTCGCCCGGCTGCGCGGAACGCTGGTGCTGCTGATGGCCGTGGAGCGGATCGGCTCGATCGCGGCGGCGCTCGTGGAGCACGGCCGGGGCGCGGACACCCCCGTCGCGGTGATCCAGGAGGGCACGACGGCGGCCCAGCGCCGGGTCGACGCGACGCTCGCGACGGTGGGGGAGCGGGTGGCGCAGGAGGGCATCCGGCCGCCCGCGGTGATCGTCATCGGCGAGGTCGTCGCCGTGGGCGATCGCGTAACCGGCGGTAACCAGTGACGTCGGTGCCGTTGGCACCGCACTTCGGACAAGGCAGTATCACCCTGTGGCTGAGCTCATCACCATCGACGATCCCGACGACCCGCGTCTGCACGACTACACGTCGCTGACCGACGTGGAGCTGCGCCGACGCCGCGAGCCGGCCGAGGGGCTGTTCATCGCGGAGGGCGAGAAGGTCATCCGGCGCGCCCGGCAGGCCGGTTACCGCATGCGCTCCATGCTGCTGTCCGCCAAGTGGGTCGACGTCATGCGGGACGTCATCGACGAGGTCCCGGCGCCGGTCTACGCGGTCAGCCCGGAACTCGCCGAGCAGGTGACCGGCTACCACGTGCACCGCGGGGCCCTCGCCTCGATGCAGCGCAGGCAACTGCCCGACGCGGCGGCCCTGCTGGGCGACGCGCGGCGGATCGTCGTCATGGAGTCGGTCAACGACCACACCAACATCGGCGCCATCTTCCGCAGCGCCGCCGCCCTCGGCATGGACGCCGTCCTGCTCTCCCCGGACTGCGCCGACCCGCTGTACCGCAGGTCGGTCAAGGTCTCGATGGGCGCCGTCTTCTCCGTCCCGTACGCCCGGCTGGAGAGCTGGCCCCGGGACCTGGAGGCGGTCCGGGAGGCGGGCTTCAAGCTGCTCGCGCTGACCCCCGACGAGAAGGCGACCGACATCGACGAGGCCGCCCCGCACCGCCTGGAACGCGCGGCGCTGATGCTCGGCGCCGAGGGCGACGGCCTGTCGACCCGCGCCCTGGTCGCCGCCGACGAGTGGGTGCGCATCCCCATGGCGCACGGGGTGGACTCCCTGAACGTGGGGGCGGCCGCCGCGGTCGCGTTCTACGCGGTGGCGACCGGCCGCCCCCGGGACTGACTCAGCCCGCCGCGGCCGGCAGGTCCACCAGGGCGGCGAGGGCCGCCCGGTGGCGGCCGGGCGTGCCCAGGGCGATCTCGTCGGCCTTGGCGCGCTTCAGCCGCAGGTGGGCCGGGTGCTCCCAGGTCATGCCGATGCCGCCGTGCAGTTGGACGCACTCCTCGGCGGCCCGCACGGCGACCGGCGCGCAGAACGACTGCGCCACGGCCACCGCGACCGGGGCGTCCGCGCTGTCGCCCGCGAGCGCGTCGGCTGCGTTGCGCGCGGCGGCGCGGGACTGGACGACCTCGAGCCACAGGTCCGCGAGCCGGTGCTTGAGGGACTGGAAGGAGCCCACGACCCGGCCGAACTGGTGACGCTCCTTCAGGTACGCCACCGTCTCGTCCAGGCACCACTGGGCCAGGCCCAGTTGCTCGGAGGCCAGCAGCCCCGCCCCCGTCAGCAGGGCCCGTTCCACGGCCGCCGCGGCGGTCCCGGGCCCGGCGAGCCGGCGGGCCGCCGCCCCGTCGAAGGAGACGTCCGCGATCGGCCGGGTCAGGTCGAGCGGCACCGGTACGGACAGGGCGACCCCGGGCGCGTCGGTGCGCACCTCGTAGAGCCCGGGCCCGTCCGGACCGTTCCCGGGCACGATCAGCACGTCCGCGGCGGTCGCGTCGGCGACGCTGGTCACGCGCCCGGCGAGGACGCCGTCCGCGTCGGCCCGTACCCCCTGGGAGACGTCCGCGCCCGGCGCCGTGGGCAGCGGCACGGCCAGGGCGGCCGTCTGCTCGCCCTCCGCGAGGCGCGTCACGACGGCGTCGGCCTCCGCGGTGCCGGCCGCCAGCAGGGCCGCGGTGGCCAGCACGGCGCTGCCCAGGAAGGGCACGGGCGCCACGAAGGCCCCCAGCTCCTCCAGAACGACCGCGGCCTCCCGCGCGGAGGCGCCCTGGCCGCCGAGCTTCTCCGGCACCAGCAGCCCCGCGACCCCCACCTCCCGGGCCAGGGTCCGCCACAGCGCCGCGTCGTACGGCGCG includes:
- the cobT gene encoding nicotinate-nucleotide--dimethylbenzimidazole phosphoribosyltransferase — protein: MTDTGQVPGEGLPENAGEEAVLQPHADLPGSGAQQQSVPSWDVDPLTAPVPPEYHYLDQPSGPVPAEEEEEMLLMPGLQGSWGDPQPVPPQPTPVAVPVPAPAPVTPAAPVPAQAPAPTPVPVEHTPHGVPVAPAGIEHDAHESGGRDSVSLDYSAVRTELPLAPGMPAPEPIPAEQAVPPQPAPFVIEHAVPEQAVPVAAEPVAQPGPAEEAVQIRAAEPAPQPHVPAQAQLQEAAPVPPRRPLHMGPPIPDPSNGGGIVRSLADRGPATPPPAPQPVPAPMSQSGPPTIGPEYLDIPRDEAPAETQAPVPAPASGETWTAPVPEAVVPAPAPAPEPEPVAAPASPLETPDEPLPFGMEPAAEVPVAPVVPEVPEPVVVPEAVVVPEPVVVPEPEPVAVVPEPEPVVEAVVEPEPEPVPAVEPEAPVAVEPVAEPAPAAVVQEETPVTVAEPQHEADLAPEEPQASEAPEADEEEDPELLLPAAEGYDPAVRDAVHRVIRERRDIRNGFRKDPIPHEVLIRVLEAAHTAPSVGHSQPWDFVVIRSAKTRERMHELAMQQREAYAKSLPKGRAKQFRELKIEAILDTPVNIVVTADPTRGGRHTLGRYTQPQMAPYSSALAVENLWLAARAEGLGVGWVSFFDEREMVRELGLPEHLEVVAYLCVGYVDEFPEDPELVQSGWSKRRPLAWVVHEEEYGNRALPGAEPHNLLEETLRGIRPLDAKALGEAWERQKRMTKPAGALGMLEIISAQLSGLSRQCPPPIPEPAAVAIFAGDHGVHAQGVTAWPQEVTGQMVANFLGGGAVCNAFAHQVGAEVCVVDVGVASDLPSTPGLLPRKVRPGTADMTAGPAMSREEALRAIEVGIETARDLVAAGNKALLTGEMGVANTTVSAALISVYTGVDPAEVTGRGTGINDEMHARKIDVVRRALELHQPDPSDPIEVLAAIGGLEHAAMVGLLLGAASLRTPVILDGVSAGAAALVARAIAPEVLAACIAGHRSAEPGHRAALTKLGLRPLVELDLRLGEGTGALLALPLVQSAARAMHEVATFDSAGVTEKS
- the cobA gene encoding uroporphyrinogen-III C-methyltransferase, coding for MTAAEDRNDAPAYPVGLRLTGRRVVVLGGGQVAQRRLPPLVAAGAEVVLVSPSATPSVDAMAAAGEIRWERRRYRPGDLADAWYALIATTDPEANAAASAEAEERRVWCVRSDDAEAATAWTPATGRTEGVTVAVLTGRDPRRSAAVRDAIVEGLRDGSLAAPQHRGRTPGVALVGGGPGDPDLITVRGRRLLAEADVVIADRLGPRDLLDELPPHVEVIDAAKIPYGRAMAQEAINAALIEHAKAGKAVVRLKGGDPYVFGRGMEEAEALAEAGIPCTVVPGISSSISVPAAAGIPVTHRGVAHEFTVVSGHVAPEDPRSLVDWAALARLRGTLVLLMAVERIGSIAAALVEHGRGADTPVAVIQEGTTAAQRRVDATLATVGERVAQEGIRPPAVIVIGEVVAVGDRVTGGNQ
- a CDS encoding RNA methyltransferase — protein: MAELITIDDPDDPRLHDYTSLTDVELRRRREPAEGLFIAEGEKVIRRARQAGYRMRSMLLSAKWVDVMRDVIDEVPAPVYAVSPELAEQVTGYHVHRGALASMQRRQLPDAAALLGDARRIVVMESVNDHTNIGAIFRSAAALGMDAVLLSPDCADPLYRRSVKVSMGAVFSVPYARLESWPRDLEAVREAGFKLLALTPDEKATDIDEAAPHRLERAALMLGAEGDGLSTRALVAADEWVRIPMAHGVDSLNVGAAAAVAFYAVATGRPRD
- a CDS encoding acyl-CoA/acyl-ACP dehydrogenase, which gives rise to MSSDLLYSDVENDLRAAVRGLLTDRCAPADVLARCEGDAPYDAALWRTLAREVGVAGLLVPEKLGGQGASAREAAVVLEELGAFVAPVPFLGSAVLATAALLAAGTAEADAVVTRLAEGEQTAALAVPLPTAPGADVSQGVRADADGVLAGRVTSVADATAADVLIVPGNGPDGPGLYEVRTDAPGVALSVPVPLDLTRPIADVSFDGAAARRLAGPGTAAAAVERALLTGAGLLASEQLGLAQWCLDETVAYLKERHQFGRVVGSFQSLKHRLADLWLEVVQSRAAARNAADALAGDSADAPVAVAVAQSFCAPVAVRAAEECVQLHGGIGMTWEHPAHLRLKRAKADEIALGTPGRHRAALAALVDLPAAAG